In the Limanda limanda chromosome 15, fLimLim1.1, whole genome shotgun sequence genome, ATTTTGTGCAGCTGCCATCTTAGAGCAGTGAAAGAATGAGGTGTCAGCAGGTTATAACTTTGTATGAGTGAAAGTCGCTTTGATATCTTTGATGACGCAGGTAAAATCAAGTGACTTACAGAAAAATGCTTCATGAATCTCTTTCCTTTGTTTTACTTGAGGATCCATGGATTCACTGGACTTAGTGAGCCCTTACCTGTACACGTACAAAAAGAGGAACTTTCTGGTTAAGGACAAATTGCGACCCAACGACCTCGACACTCTCCAGCATTTTGAGCTCCGTCCAACTGATGTCATCCTCATCACGTACCCCAAGTCAGGTAGAAAATCCAACCTGCGACCAGGAAGTGAACAAAAATATGCTAAAGATTCAAAATCCTATGAATGACTAGTAACAGAAACTTTTCTCTGGTGGGTGCTTCCTGGGCTCATTTGGGTCAATCTGTATGTACATGAATATTTTACCTATGTTACTCTGCAGGCTCAGTTTGGATGTAACAGATCGTTGTCCAGATCATGGATGAGGCCCACCCAGAACAAACAGAAGATGCCAGCAACAGGATCCGAGTTCCTTGGTTGGAGGAAATGTCTGCAGATGATCCAAACCGAGTAAGGCCAGATCCTCGGATCTTTGGCACACATCTCCCCCCTGACATGTTGCCCCTTGCAGTGAAAGATGTCCTGGTGTCCCTCTATCACTTTGCTCACAGTTGTGTTCCCATGGAAACACCAAAGAGCTTTGAGGATTTCTTCCAGCAGTTCCTGGATGGGAAAGGTAGGCTCACAGCAACTTGTTATCTAGCAATTAACtccacaaacgtctgtctgtAGGTGGAAAGCATATCAGGCAAACCATTCACCTTATGTGCATTAACATCCTTTATCCAGGTGTATTTGCACACTCTGTGACAAAAGACAAAGCTCAATTCAATCAACTTGCGGtggaaaaatttaaaaaatgtgttaaaacaagtttaagttaaagaaagaaattccACAAAAAGAAGAAACCAATATTCATGTAgaacagaggtcttcaacaggagtccgcggaggtactgcattGGGGGTCGCAAAATATTTGGTTGATTTGacagtttttattaattttctaattttaaatattttttttaaccaattttattccacaaatttaaatgtctttaaaaacacattaatatgaaTCGGACATATTTTAGCAAacggataaatggaggcagaagacgttaTCTTTCAGTCAGCAATGCACACATTCACCAACACACAATAAGaaatacatgaatatatgaacctgtgtattatttgaaaatctgagtattgaatgcacaataacagggtagctatgtttatacgtggcactaggcccagtttaatataaaacacaattttacacaatatatataatagggGGTCTCTGCTCCATctcaccagtttgggggtccttggcctaaAAAAACTGTGAAGACCTGATGTAGAAAATATGTATTAAtgaatcttgatttaaaaagttGATAGTATGTATTTATGAAACAGCCTGGAATAGTAACAAGTTTCACTGACTTTTagaatgttttctttcagctctgacatgtttttcttcAACAGTTTACATGGGAGCATGGTTTGATCATGTGAGTGAGTATTCTGCAGCAAGGAACCAACTGAACATCCATTTTGTGCAGTATGAGAACCTGTTGAAGGTTGGTGACATTGTTTTGTCTATTGCAGCAACTAATACTCAACAAAGAAGCATATATTAAAGTTTATAAAAGTCCTTATCATGCACGTGTTTGTCAGAAAGATTTTGACAGATTTACAGGTCCTGAATGCTTCTTGCAGATTTTGGATTCAGGACATTCCGTTTTATAAAATTCAGCAAAAATAATGACATGAAATTATTCTAAAACATCTGCCACTAACAGGACCTCAGAGGGGAAGTTGTGAAGCTTTGTTCTTTCCTTGGACAAGACTTGACGGACGAAGCCATCGATCATGTTGTGGAGAGGTCCACCTTCAAAAACATGAAGACCAACCCCAATGCAAACTACATGGATTTACTCGAAAAAGAGCCTCTATATCCAATACCTCTATAACCGCAAATCCTGCTTTGTAGTACAGGCCCAGGGGACAAGAGTAAGATGATCTTTCTGAGCCAAGGCTGCTCTCTCCCCCTGACATGTGTCAATTCAAGTGAATCAAGGTCGTTTACATGTTGCAGTATTCAAACACCAACAACTCAAAAGATATATAATGTACTAGTTGAGGTGTGCTAACATTGACACAAGGCGTACATGTATTAGCGTGCAATTTTACCCAGAGGCTGAATGATATAATTGGAGGATCTCAGAGGAATTCCTGGTGTCTTGGCTAAGATGAGCTTTGACGATTCATTTCATCAAGTCATGGATGACAAAGGTAGGTTCTgagagatttgttttttaaatgaacagtaGCTggttcacaaaatgtttgtgtatacattATGTGTAGGATCACAGTCCTTTATATTCTACTTGCTGCAGAAACATCCTTAACATTGCAAATTTACCTTCCGGTTAAGGCTGAGGGTTTCTACCAGTGGATATAAAATTGCAAAAGTTCAAACCCAGTTATTTCCTGATGTTTGTCTAGGTTATTACCTCTTAATGTgataaaaatgtttatgaatCTTATATTTGTGTAAGGGTGATAGCATGTGAAGTGACTTTTCCCACTGACAAGCCGAACTTCACACAGGAGTCCTGCACGGTTCCTTTTTTGCAAACCCGCTGGCAAAGCTCTGCAACAGACCTGACTCACCTCCCGCAATTAACCAGAGCCTGTTATGACAAATCCTGTTACCCAACATGTAACCtgtgatttaaaacacatgCTCCTGACACAGTCAGTCACATCAACTGAGATATGTCCTACTTCTCCTCTAATTCTTTTGGCTGAGTtgagtttttgttaaattgtgtgaattGTCGCAGCACTTGTGCTCCTGCAGCGGTCAGTGTGCTTCCACAGTGACAGCGAGCCTCGTCTCGCTCTATCAATAGCTTCTGCTTATACTTGTGTCAAATGATTttctctcaaagatggtttctgtcattttggcagtggtgggaggtaacgaagtagaaatactttgttactgtacttaagtagatttttcacatatctgtactttacttgagtattgattttcctgacgactttttacttttactcgctacatttgagcacaaatatctgtactttctacttcttacattctcaaaactggcttgttacttgagcagcggaggttggcggaacgtgcagctttacgcatggcgcacctctctctctcgctcctgcagtctttattattagggcccgagcactgacaggcactgacagacgtgaggccctactgaaattgtaaggattattattcaggcaaatgattTGGcgttttgagggcttttattaggtgattttacatgattttttgaaggtattcctttttcgattcacatttgttttccctttccagCTTCGTGtgaacatctgcacataaatacatagctcgaagcagcaagtggttaacttgtcttaaagaaaatattggaagtacttggtttaaacaaaaactgctggcaaatagactatcattggttggccgtgtctacttagtcttacacgtccacgtaaacaaaacaaaaagatttaaaacaagtcgagatggaaaaacaaacaacacaaccaattatataagcaaacgcaaaaacaactttcagccaacacaaccaaaaacaaacactgtgtcatggactactgcatattcacacacacaattcaggttttttaatggacctcgcaaaatggaaccctgggtaatcaggcccagttttccactcactataatgccaatataatttttgcaaagatattatatatctatatattgccaattccaatccttagtcgccctttgtgctgagtcaacacaacttagaagctgttgagtctttatatatgtattgtacaaactggctaatgtgtacaacttcaagcagggttgtgtcttcactttgccgtccctacaggcaagagaccctacaggtgtattgtcaccgtgttcgaaacaaatgcaaacacaaccgcaggcccattcagtgaagaaagtctaatgataaataaacaggcttacatgtagatgcgtggacaagctggcgggcaggtatacaggcagttacaaaatacagctattagacacaaaaggttagtgTTGATGTGCcgtcaagcaagacactgatcatttataaacttcaaaataaagtcaccaaaatactgtaaccaaatttgcaacttaagatattcaattggatgtattttgtagatgtaatttagcattcaaaaaaacattggtcttcaataatttatttccttgttcagtctgaaattttgcagcaaaaccagactgtgtccagtgttttttcttctctgtactagcactgtctaggctgttaacaaaagagaaactatcttattttgtgtgcctagtttccctttgctgagttatcataagagGGGCATTGTGtgtcactcctgctactgatgaaaggtccatgtttagttatatttacaaacttttttagtggttatactttggtctattagtgttcttaggtagactcaagaggcacttgtttattctgttgtattgatttttttttgtctctagaagttcagatgcacttgtccaatactattttaacctcagcagcttgggttcaaaatttgtaaaattatacattatatatatagtgttgttataatttttcagtcagttgaaataaatcctgaagagaacaattttgggttgttttgtgtctgtataggcctactataaaaagcacttagcatttttaattttggtacttgtacttttacttttgatacttaagtacatttaatatgagcgactctaagacttttactcaagtcattttctgacgggtgacttttacttttaccggagtcactttcaagtaagatatctgtacttttactcaagtatggctttcaagtactttatacaccactgcattTTGGGTAGTTGTGTTCACATTGATTATATGTGCAAGTGTTTGTTTCTGAAAGTTTTGCTTTAATGAGTTGTTTGGTGCAATGAAAATAAGATTAAAAGTCACGTTTGAGATCAAAAATCTGTGCTGTTAgtctaaaaacatttaattggaTAAGAGAAGAACAGAACAACTAGATGTACTTGCTTGAATGCTAAATCAATAGCAGGAAGATTTTGTGCAGCTGGCATCTTAGAGCAGTGAAAGAATGAGGTGTCAGCAGGTTATAACTTTGTATGAGTGAAAGTCGCTTTGATATCTTTAATGAGGCAGGTAAAATCAAGTGACTTAAAGAAAAATGCTTCATGAATCTCTTTCCTTTGTTTTACTTGAGGATCCATGGATTCACTGGACTTAGTGAGCCCTTACCTGTTCACGTACAAAAAGAGGAACTTTCTGGTTAAGGACAAATTGCGACCCAACGACCTCGACACTCTCCAGCATTTTGAGCTCCGTCCAACTGATGTCATCCTCATCACGTACCCCAAGTCAGGTAGAAAATCCAACCTGCGACCAGGAAGTGAACAAAAATATGCTAAAGATTCAAAATCCTATGAATGATTAGTAACAGAAACCTTTCTCTGGTAGGTGCTTCCTGGGCTCATTTTACCTATGTTACTCTGCAGGCACAGTTTGGATGCAACAGATCGTTGTCCAGATCATGGATGAGGCCCACCCAGAACAGACAGAAGATGTCAGCAACAGGATCCGAGTTCCTTGGTTGGAGGAAAGATCTGCAGATGACCCGAACCGAGTAAGGCCAGATCCTCGGATCTTTGGCACACATCTCCCCCCTGACATGTTGCCCCTTGCAGTGAAAGACAAGCAAATCAAGGTAATATGCACTTTGCCGTATTCATGAACTGAATTAATTTCATATATTCTTGACATTCATATGGGAATGAATTGACAAAGAAAAGCTTATGTTTGTTGAGCTATGACAACAAAATTGAAGCCAAggctttatttatattatttggcAATAGGCTGTTTATGTCTGGAGGAACCCGAAGGATGTCCTGGTGTCCCTCTATCACTTTGCTCACAGTTGGGTTTTACTGGAAACGCCAAAGAGCTTTGAGGATTTCTTCCAGCAGTTCCTGGATGGGAAAGGTAGGTTCACAGCAACAAGTTATCTAGCAATTAACtccacaaacgtctgtctgtatgtggaaagCATATCTGGCAAACTATTCATCTTACGTGCATTAACATCCTTTATTCAGGTGTATTTGCACACTCAGTGAGAAAAGACGAATTTCAATTCAGCCAACTTGCTGcggaaacatttaaaaaatgtgttaataCAAGTTTAacttaaagaaagaaattccAGCAAAATAAGAAACCAGTATTCATGTAGAAAATATGTATTAAGgaatcttgatttaaaaagttGATAGTATGTATTTATGAAACAGCCTAGAGTAGTAACAAGTTTCACCGACTTTTCTTTCAGCtctgacatgtttttcttcAACAGTTTACATGGGAGCATGGTTTGATCATGTGAGTGAGTATTCTGCAGCACGGAACCAACTGAACATCCATTTTGTGCAGTATGAGAACATGTTGAAGGTTGGTGACATTGTTTTGTCTATTGCAGCAACTAATAGTCAACAAAGAAGCATATATTAAAGTTTATAAAAGTCCTTATCATGCACGTGTTTGTCagaaagattttacagatttacaACTGTTGAATGCTTCCTGCAGATTTTGGATTCAAGacattatttttataaattcagAAAAATAATGACGTGCAATTATTCTCAAACATCTGCCACTAACAGGACCTCAGAGGGGAAGTTGGGAAGCTTTGTTCTTTCCTTGGACAAGACTTGACGGACGAAGCCATCGATCGTGTAGTGGAGAGTTCCACCTTCAAAAACATGAAGACCAACCCCAATGCAAACTATAAGGAGTTCATCGAAAAAGAACGCTACAAGAAGGAAACCATGCGT is a window encoding:
- the LOC133021089 gene encoding amine sulfotransferase-like, encoding MDSLDLVSPYLFTYKKRNFLVKDKLRPNDLDTLQHFELRPTDVILITYPKSGTVWMQQIVVQIMDEAHPEQTEDVSNRIRVPWLEERSADDPNRVRPDPRIFGTHLPPDMLPLAVKDKQIKAVYVWRNPKDVLVSLYHFAHSWVLLETPKSFEDFFQQFLDGKVYMGAWFDHVSEYSAARNQLNIHFVQYENMLKDLRGEVGKLCSFLGQDLTDEAIDRVVESSTFKNMKTNPNANYKEFIEKERYKKETMRKGVAGDWKNQLTVAQNQRFDEVFKEKMKTLPLSCIWEMSQ